Genomic segment of Pochonia chlamydosporia 170 chromosome 1, whole genome shotgun sequence:
ATCTTTTTGGAGTTTGTACCCGCTACGCATCAGTATCTCCTGACGATGCAGTCGTCTTTTTGGTCTGTTGGACAGGCGGTTGCCGCGCTTATCGGATGGTTAGTTTCTCCTCCTTGCACAACTTTTCAACGTCTGATGAAGAGCAACCACATCTAATGCTTCATAGGCCTCTCATTGCAAACTACTCTTGCTCATCGACAACTCTCCCCGGACAATGCAACTACCACGACAACCTAGGCTGGCGCTACGCATACTGGACATTCGGCGGCCTCACCCTCATCATGTTTCTCCTCCGTCTGCTCTTCCGAGTTCCCGAAACGCCCAAATTCCTCCTCGGCAAAGGTCTCGACCAGCAGGCCGTCAACGTAGTCGCCGACATAGCCAAGCGCAACAAGACAGAAACATGGCTCACAATAACGCactttgaagccattgacgCACAGCTCGCCGCCCAAAGAGCCACTGATGACCCCGAACcgccctccaccaccacgCAATCCATCGTCAGACGAACCATTGATAAATTTGCCCCTCGCAAGATCCAAGCCCTCTTTTCAACGCCCCGTCTCGCTCTCTCCATGTCTCTCCTCCTATTCCTCTGGTGCTCCATCGGCATGGCCTACCCGCTCTACAACTCCTTCATCCCAATCTACCTCGCCAACAAGGGCGTCTCAACAGGCACGTCCTCCATCAACGAAACATACCGCAACTACGCCATCCAAGCTGTTTGTGGAATCCCCGCCTCCATCCTCGGCGGCTTCACCGTCGACATGAAGCGCGTTGGCCGCAAAGGCACAGGAACACTCGCCTGTTTGGGCACAGGcgtctttctcttcctcttcacgAGGGCGGACTCGAAAAGCGCCGTCCTGGGATTCAGCTGCGCCATTGCGTTTTTTCAGAACCTCGTGTATGGTTTGCTGTATAGTTATACGCCTGAGCTGTTTCCTGCGCCCATTCGCGGCACCGCAAACGGGTTGGTGGCTGTGTTTAATAGATTGAGCGGGTTGATGGCGCCTATTATTGCGGCGTATGTTGGTATTGATACCGACTTGCCGGTTTGGATATCCGCCGCCTTGTTTATGGTTGCTGGTTTAGTGTTTTTGGTATTGCCATATGAGATGAGAGGTGTGgcagcttcttgaactcTGGTGTGGGTTAAATGTGCCAATATGTCTGTATATTCTGTTACGTTAACGTTTATGAATGTAATGCTGCCTTCTCTTGCCTTCTGTGTATGCCCGTGCAAGAGTAATTGGAGACTGTCTTATTACTTCTCCTTCTTAAAAGTTGACATAAATGCAAACACCCGAGTACACACGCCACATTTCACTTTGCAATAATGGCACATCAAATCAACGTCGCAATCCTCTTTTGTCCCCATTAGGCTCGTGACTACTCCGTATCCTGCATAGTGACATATAATACATAAAAAGCCAACAATATAAGCTATACGCTAATAATGGTCTTCAACGAATGCCGTtagaacaaaacaaagatGATGAATCCTCCACTCGTCTACTGTCATGGTATTCCTCAAAAAGAAACATAATGCCACGTCCAAGTGTCGCccagaaacaaaagcaaTAACCGACAACGGGAAACTGTATAGTCAAGCACAATAATTTCGTTTTTCGAGACTGGTTGGGCGACTTCATCCCAACTTTCCACCAGAGAAACCCTTCATTGCGGCGGCGGGATATAATAGAGAATAATGGGCAAACAGAATCAAgtgagaaaaagaaaaaaaaagtttgcCAATCGTAGGGTATAAACGAACGCAAAGCAACTCCATAGACCCCGCCTAGatcccaaactccaaacacaGTGACAAGTCATACCTCCACAGTATAATTCACAAAGCAGACCGCATCCCCAAAGGTTTGTTGCTCATCGGCCTTACGCAGACTCGACGGCGGTCATCTCTGATGAGACCAAGGGAATCGGGCTCTGTCGCAACGGTTCCAAAGTGTGCGGCGGCTCTGCAAGTGAGTCCAGCTTCTGACCATTTGCTAACCGCACGCTGCCACGCGATCCACGAATGATTTGCCCCGTCTCCACGCGGTCCTGGATCATCTCTTCGAGCATTCTATTCATCTCATCGACGCTCTTGGTCCGCCGCCTTGGTGCCTGGTTTAGCGTAGGGCTAGTCGGCGTCGTCTTTGTTTGATCAGGAGCCGGCGGTGACCGTGACTCAGCAGAAGCGTCAGCCGTATCCCGAGAGCGCGCTGCACTTCTCAGAGCAGCGAGCATGCGATCCTTGTCGTCGAGCCGAGCACGGAGATCAGCAATCTcggcatccttctccttcaaagCAGCGGCGACACTGTGGTCTTCGCCCACCATAATACTCTTACTAGGCGCTGAGAATCCAACAGACGTGCGTGACGAGCTGGCCCGCCTCGCTTGGAGAAGTCTCTTCTCAAGCGTAGCAATGTACCGGTTCTTATCGGCTAAGTCTGCCTGGAGCGCCCTGTTCTGAGCCGTGAGGGAGGCCGTACCATCTCCAAACTCGCCAATGCTGTCTTCGTCGGCTTCGATAGGTTC
This window contains:
- a CDS encoding membrane transporter (similar to Colletotrichum gloeosporioides Nara gc5 XP_007286735.1) yields the protein MDKVSVSHQEENSHPNLTLSTTQSHDAKAVGHQDYHGIDTRVRSMGADEVYEKKISIMNEALIDLGMGSFQWKVFAMTGFGWFVDNLWMQAITIITPPVRTEFAVKRIAFLSVAKYAGLVVGSSVWPMTADFIGRRLAFNITLLISAVAGLVGAGSPNFVAIATFCAFIGLGTGGNQPVDSAIFLEFVPATHQYLLTMQSSFWSVGQAVAALIGWPLIANYSCSSTTLPGQCNYHDNLGWRYAYWTFGGLTLIMFLLRLLFRVPETPKFLLGKGLDQQAVNVVADIAKRNKTETWLTITHFEAIDAQLAAQRATDDPEPPSTTTQSIVRRTIDKFAPRKIQALFSTPRLALSMSLLLFLWCSIGMAYPLYNSFIPIYLANKGVSTGTSSINETYRNYAIQAVCGIPASILGGFTVDMKRVGRKGTGTLACLGTGVFLFLFTRADSKSAVLGFSCAIAFFQNLVYGLLYSYTPELFPAPIRGTANGLVAVFNRLSGLMAPIIAAYVGIDTDLPVWISAALFMVAGLVFLVLPYEMRGVAAS